One segment of Nostoc flagelliforme CCNUN1 DNA contains the following:
- a CDS encoding hybrid sensor histidine kinase/response regulator: MKSLVCNNEAARLEALYQYQILDTPPEEAFDDIAFLAAQICNTPIALINLIDANRQWFKAKVGLDVQEMPRDTGFGSICIESGEILIIPDTLADERFATNHIVTYPGFCVRFYAGVPLLAPGGEAIGTLCIGDRVPRQISPKQVEALQAFSRLVVRQLEIRREFAQLASIKQEYKQGQEALLDIVTDAIVVQDLDNKILLWNKNSEELYGWKSEEAIGKQSDELFSTEPLPQNLEIFQTVLKDGSWQGELQKTSKSGKKLIVESRWTLINSEHSQAKSIFVIDTDITQKKQLEKQFLRAQRVESIGTLTSGIAHDLNNVLSPILMSAHLLKSKNCDQQTNQMLSIIESNAKRGADLVKQVLSFTRGIEGNVQGQAAIRPCTVLQVKHLILEIQQIISQTFPKSITVYTEIQEDLLPICANSTQLHQVLINLCLNARDAMPTGGTLTISAENIWIDETYVSMHIEATVGAYIILAVADTGLGINSEILDKIFEPFFTTKELGQGTGLGLSTVMRIIKEYGGFITVSSFVGKGTKFKVYLPAVNQVPIPLLEDTEILTGSGECILVVDDETAIQEITKTSLENYNYRAITAGDGIEALAVYAQHKDKISAVIIDMMMSKMDGATTIRTLQNINPLLPIIVVSGLVTSDQVPIDKIDEHTAFLPKPYTTQELLKTLHAVISQ; encoded by the coding sequence ATGAAATCTTTAGTGTGTAACAATGAAGCCGCGAGGCTTGAGGCTCTGTATCAGTACCAGATTCTCGACACTCCACCAGAAGAAGCATTCGACGATATAGCATTCTTAGCCGCACAGATTTGTAACACACCGATCGCCTTGATTAATCTAATTGACGCTAACCGTCAGTGGTTCAAAGCCAAAGTGGGGTTAGATGTACAAGAAATGCCACGAGATACTGGGTTCGGATCGATTTGTATAGAAAGTGGCGAAATTTTAATTATTCCCGATACCTTAGCTGATGAACGATTTGCGACAAATCATATAGTTACTTATCCGGGATTTTGTGTAAGATTTTATGCAGGCGTACCTTTGTTAGCACCAGGGGGAGAAGCGATCGGGACTCTGTGTATAGGCGATCGCGTACCACGCCAAATCAGTCCTAAACAGGTGGAAGCACTGCAAGCTTTTAGCCGCCTGGTAGTTAGACAATTAGAAATCCGGCGGGAATTCGCTCAACTGGCAAGTATTAAACAGGAGTACAAGCAGGGACAAGAAGCATTGCTGGATATTGTCACTGATGCAATTGTCGTGCAAGATTTGGACAACAAAATTTTATTATGGAACAAAAATTCTGAGGAACTTTACGGCTGGAAGTCAGAAGAAGCTATAGGTAAGCAGTCAGATGAACTTTTTTCTACTGAACCTTTGCCGCAAAACCTAGAAATTTTTCAGACTGTATTAAAGGATGGATCTTGGCAAGGTGAGTTACAGAAAACCAGCAAATCTGGCAAAAAACTCATCGTTGAAAGTCGCTGGACGCTGATAAATAGCGAACATTCTCAAGCCAAATCAATCTTTGTTATTGATACTGATATTACCCAGAAAAAACAACTAGAAAAACAGTTTTTACGTGCTCAACGTGTGGAAAGTATAGGCACTCTTACTAGTGGTATTGCTCACGATTTAAATAATGTGTTATCACCAATTTTGATGTCAGCGCATCTGCTCAAATCTAAAAACTGCGATCAACAGACTAATCAGATGCTGTCAATAATAGAAAGCAATGCCAAACGTGGTGCTGATTTGGTAAAGCAAGTGCTGTCATTTACTAGGGGAATTGAAGGCAATGTCCAAGGACAAGCCGCTATACGCCCATGCACGGTGCTTCAAGTTAAACACCTGATTTTAGAAATACAGCAAATTATCTCACAAACATTTCCGAAATCAATTACGGTGTACACAGAAATACAGGAGGACTTGTTACCTATTTGTGCTAATAGTACCCAACTGCATCAGGTACTGATTAATCTGTGTCTCAATGCGCGGGATGCCATGCCGACAGGCGGAACTTTAACAATATCTGCCGAAAATATTTGGATTGATGAAACTTATGTCAGTATGCATATAGAAGCTACAGTTGGTGCTTATATTATTCTGGCAGTTGCTGATACGGGGCTTGGAATTAACAGTGAAATATTAGATAAAATTTTTGAACCATTTTTTACAACAAAAGAGTTGGGTCAAGGTACAGGACTTGGTTTATCAACAGTAATGAGAATTATTAAAGAATACGGTGGTTTTATCACTGTATCAAGTTTTGTAGGCAAGGGAACAAAGTTTAAGGTGTACTTACCAGCAGTTAATCAAGTTCCAATCCCGTTATTAGAAGATACGGAAATACTAACTGGATCTGGAGAATGTATTTTGGTTGTAGATGATGAAACTGCCATTCAGGAAATTACTAAAACATCCCTCGAAAATTATAATTACAGGGCAATTACTGCTGGTGATGGCATCGAAGCATTAGCAGTTTATGCCCAGCATAAAGATAAAATTAGTGCCGTAATTATCGATATGATGATGTCTAAGATGGATGGAGCAACTACCATTCGGACATTGCAAAATATCAATCCTTTATTGCCGATTATTGTTGTGAGTGGACTTGTAACAAGTGATCAAGTACCAATCGACAAAATAGATGAACATACAGCCTTCTTACCCAAACCCTACACGACGCAAGAATTATTGAAAACCTTACATGCAGTTATTAGCCAATAG